A genomic segment from Conger conger chromosome 2, fConCon1.1, whole genome shotgun sequence encodes:
- the acsm3 gene encoding acyl-coenzyme A synthetase ACSM3, mitochondrial gives MMRFKCITGALSLRLGLQIQRKDILCSTGAWYQVQRHKTCFPNNFKDYEGLRQLYNPEVPNYFNFAKDVLDKWAEKEKHGEKSPNPALWWVNGQRNEIKWTFEELAFHSRRVANVLSGPCKLQMGDRVLLILPRIPEWWLVNVACLRTGMVLIPGTTQLTARDILYRLHASKAKCVITDESLAPVLDTVAPKCSSLRTKLLVSDRKREGWMNFGELSRTASSDHVCVETKSEDPMAIFFTSGTTGSPKMAEQSHCSFGIGLTVNGRYWLDLTERDVFWNTSDTGWAKTAWSSVFAAWIQGACVFVHQMPRFETTTVLETLCIYPISTFCATPTIYRMLIQEDLSRYKFQNLQHCLSAGEPINPEVIQKWESNTGLNIYEGYGQTETVLIAGTFKGMKIKPGSFGKPSPTYDVQVVDDAGDVMPRGSEGNLAIRVKPHKPFCLFSGYTDDPERTARCYRGDFYLTGDLGIMDEDGYLWFVGRTDDVILSSGYRIGPFEIENALIEHEAVAESAVVSSPDTIRGEIVKAFIVLKPEFKLHSQNELITQLQNHVKKLTAPYKYPRKIEFVQQLPKTLSGKIKRAELRNKEWGIP, from the exons ATGATGAGGTTTAAGTGCATAACGGGAGCACTCTCTTTGCGTCTTGGTTTGCAAATACAGAGAAAGGACATTTTATGCAGTACAGGGGCATGGTATCAGGTCCAAAGACACAAGACATGCTTTCCAAACAACTTTAAAGACTATGAAGGCCTCAGACAACTGTACAACCCAGAAGTCCCCAACTATTTTAATTTTGCCAAGGATGTGCTGGATAAGTGGGCGGAGAAGGAGAAG CATGGAGAAAAATCACCAAACCCTGCTCTGTGGTGGGTAAATGGCCAAAGGAATGAGATCAAATGGACCTTTGAAGAACTTGCATTCCATTCAAGAAGAGTAGCCAATGTTCTATCAGGGCCCTGCAAGCTCCAGATGGGAGACAGAGTGCTCTTAATCCTACCCAGAATCCCAGAGTGGTGGTTGGTAAATGTGGCATGCCTGAGAACAG GTATGGTACTGATCCCTGGGACCACTCAACTGACAGCCAGGGATATCCTCTACAGACTACATGCCTCCAAGGCCAAGTGCGTCATAACAGATGAATCTCTGGCTCCTGTACTGGATACTGTGGCTCCTAAATGCTCTTCTCTCAGAACAAAACTTCTTGTgtcagacaggaagagagaagggTGGATGAACTTTGGTGAGCTTTCAAG GACAGCATCCAGTGACCATGTCTGTGTAGAAACTAAAAGTGAAGACCCAATGGCAATCTTCTTCACCAGTGGTACTACAGGTTCtccaaaaatggctgaacaaaGCCATTGCAGCTTTGGGATTGGGTTGACTGTCAATGGCAG GTACTGGCTGGATTTGACAGAGCGAGATGTGTTTTGGAACACCTCAGACACAGGCTGGGCCAAGACTGCCTGGAGCAGTGTCTTTGCTGCCTGGATACAGGGagcatgcgtgtttgtgcatcAGATGCCACGGTTTGAGACCACCACAGTGCTTGAG ACACTGTGCATTTATCCCATTTCAACCTTCTGTGCAACCCCAACAATATACAGAATGCTAATACAAGAAGATCTCTCTCG GTACAAGTTTCAAAACTTGCAGCACTGTTTGTCTGCAGGAGAGCCCATTAATCCTGAAGTGATTCAAAAATGGGAAAGTAACACAGGACTAAATATCTATGAAGGATATGGCCAGACTGAAACT GTTTTGATTGCTGGCACATTTAAAGGGATGAAAATCAAACCTGGGTCATTTGGAAAGCCATCTCCTACGTATGATGTACAG GTTGTGGACGATGCTGGGGATGTGATGCCTCGCGGATCTGAGGGAAACCTGGCCATCAGAGTGAAACCTCACAAGCCCTTCTGTCTCTTTTCTGGATACACT GATGATCCGGAGCGAACAGCACGGTGCTACAGAGGGGATTTCTATCTGACGGGAGATCTGGGAATAATGGATGAGGATGGCTACCTTTGGTTTGTGGGTCGAACAGATGATGTCATTCTATCATCTGG GTATCGTATTGGTccttttgaaattgaaaatgcaTTGATTGAACACGAAGCTGTGGCAGAATCCGCTGTGGTCAGCAGTCCTGACACCATCCGGGGAGAG ATCGTAAAGGCTTTTATTGTGCTGAAACCTGAATTCAAGTTGCACAGCCAAAATGAACTCATAACTCAACTGCAGAATCATGTGAAGAAATTAACAGCTCCATACAAATATCCACGCAAG ATTGAATTTGTCCAACAACTGCCCAAGACTTTGAGTGGCAAAATAAAAAGAGCTGAACTACGGAACAAAGAGTGGGGAATACCGTGA
- the thumpd1 gene encoding THUMP domain-containing protein 1 — MTENQDSRKRSKRHYGNYGNKKYKGSRELEVGMQGILMTCNMNERKCTSEAYSLLNEYADELYGPEKFSDVDDGDSDANDSADEDDAEAALKKEVKQIRSSTQKMERRFQALDSGANNVIFIRTQHLDPEKLVHHILQDLHTTKKKKSRVILRMLPVSGTCKAFIEDMEKYMENFLEPWFKTPNQGTFQIVFKARNSSHNKRDEVIKALAELVGKMNPENKVDLTNPEYTIIIEVIKNVCCVSVVRDYMLFRKFNVQEVLKLDKVQNQPQRTEGSPRETEDVKQDGGDGDSKTVPGQEQQEEQALPEKKAEEDHSPGKK; from the exons ATGACCGAAAACCAAGACTCAAGAAAGCGGAGCAAACGGCATTACGGCAACTATGGAAACAAAAAGTATAAAGGTTCACGCGAGCTCGAAGTTGGAATGCAGGGAATTCTCATGACTTGTAATATGAATGAGAGGAAGTGTACTTCAGAAGCTTACAGCCTCTTGAACGAGTATGCGGACGAGTTATACGGACCAGAGAAG TTTTCTGATGTTGACGACGGTGACAGCGATGCAAACGATTCTGCAGATGAGGATGACGCAGAGGCTGCCTTAAAGAAGGAAGTTAAACAGATACGTTCTTCTACACAAAAGATGGAGAGGCGCTTCCAGGCTCTTGACAGTGGAGCTAATAATGTCATCTTCATTAGAACACAGCATTTAG ATCCTGAAAAGCTTGTCCATCACATTTTGCAAGACCTGCACACAACGAAAAAGAAGAAATCTCGGGTCATCCTCAGGATGTTGCCAGTGAGCGGGACCTGTAAGGCCTTCATTGAGGACATGGAGAAGTACATGGAAAACTTCTTGGAGCCATGGTTCAAGACCCCTAACCAAGGAACCTTTCAAATTGTATTCAAGGCCCGCAACAGTAGTCATAATAAGAGGGATGAAGTCATTAAGGCTTTGGCGG AATTGGTGGGGAAGATGAATCCCGAAAATAAAGTGGATCTCACCAACCCGGAGTACACAATCATCATCGAGGTGATTAAAAACGTGTGCTGTGTGAGCGTAGTACGGGACTATATGCTGTTCAGGAAGTTCAATGTGCAGGAAGTGCTGAAGCTGGATAAAGTGCAAAATCAACCTCAGAGGACTGAAGGATCACCCAGGGAGACCGAGGACGTGAAGCAGGATGGAGGAGACGGAGACTCCAAAACTGTTCCTggccaggagcagcaggaggagcaggctCTACCAGAAAAAAAGGCAGAGGAAGACCACTCACCTGGCAAGAAGTAG